In Zobellia roscoffensis, the following are encoded in one genomic region:
- the glpK gene encoding glycerol kinase GlpK, with protein MKYIISLDQGTTSSRALLVSQDGQIQGMVQKEFKQIFPKSGWVEHDPKEILETQMGVLDELLKKEKVDVNDIQAIGITNQRETTMVWDKTTGEPVYNAIVWQDKRTADICEHLKKTGLTEHVRQTTGLVIDSYFSGTKVKWILDNVEGARAKAENGDLLMGTVDTWLVWNMTNGANHVTDYTNASRTMIYDIVNLKWDDKMLKALGIPKLMLPEVKPSAYHFGDYEIDGKKIPIAGIAGDQQAALFGQGCFKKGTAKNTYGTGCFMLMNTGETPQFSKNGLLTTIAYGLDGKVNYALEGSIFIAGAAIQWLRDGLELIDNASETEALADSVEGENPVYVVPAFAGLGAPYWDMYARGAVFGLTRDTGKAHLAKATLESLAYQTKDILKAMEDDSEIQLKNLRVDGGACANNHLMQFQADILDSEVHRPEVIESTAMGAAFLAGIQVGLWKQEDVDQNRPMNRIFKPTFDRVKRKRLYKKWKQAVERTKGWDDK; from the coding sequence ATGAAATACATAATATCGTTAGATCAAGGAACTACTAGTTCACGTGCTTTACTTGTGAGTCAAGATGGCCAGATACAAGGTATGGTTCAAAAAGAGTTCAAACAAATTTTTCCAAAATCAGGTTGGGTAGAACATGACCCAAAAGAAATTCTAGAAACCCAAATGGGTGTTTTGGACGAATTGTTGAAAAAGGAAAAAGTTGATGTTAATGATATTCAAGCAATAGGTATCACCAACCAACGGGAAACCACAATGGTTTGGGATAAAACTACAGGTGAGCCTGTTTATAATGCCATTGTATGGCAAGATAAGCGTACAGCAGACATATGTGAACATTTAAAAAAGACGGGTTTAACGGAGCATGTTCGTCAGACCACAGGGTTGGTTATTGATTCTTATTTCTCCGGAACCAAGGTAAAATGGATTTTAGATAATGTTGAGGGCGCTCGTGCGAAAGCTGAAAATGGCGATTTGCTAATGGGTACTGTGGATACATGGTTGGTGTGGAATATGACCAATGGTGCAAACCATGTAACGGATTATACTAACGCATCCCGTACAATGATTTACGATATCGTAAACCTAAAATGGGACGATAAGATGCTGAAAGCGCTTGGTATTCCTAAACTCATGCTGCCCGAGGTTAAACCATCTGCTTACCATTTTGGTGATTATGAAATTGATGGAAAGAAAATACCTATTGCGGGTATTGCTGGTGATCAACAAGCGGCACTTTTTGGACAAGGTTGTTTTAAAAAGGGTACTGCCAAAAATACATATGGTACGGGTTGTTTTATGCTTATGAACACCGGCGAAACCCCTCAGTTTAGTAAAAATGGCTTGCTTACTACCATTGCTTATGGTTTAGATGGTAAAGTGAACTATGCACTCGAGGGGAGTATTTTTATTGCAGGAGCGGCAATTCAGTGGCTTCGTGATGGGTTAGAATTAATTGACAATGCATCGGAAACCGAGGCGTTAGCAGATTCTGTGGAAGGTGAAAACCCTGTATATGTAGTGCCTGCTTTTGCTGGCCTTGGAGCTCCATATTGGGATATGTATGCTAGAGGAGCAGTATTTGGACTTACAAGAGATACAGGTAAGGCTCATCTGGCAAAAGCGACTTTAGAGTCTTTGGCATATCAGACAAAGGATATTCTAAAAGCAATGGAGGACGATTCGGAAATTCAACTAAAAAATCTTCGTGTAGATGGCGGGGCATGCGCTAATAACCATTTAATGCAATTTCAGGCAGATATATTAGATTCTGAGGTGCACAGACCAGAGGTAATAGAGTCTACGGCTATGGGAGCAGCATTTTTAGCGGGTATTCAAGTAGGACTTTGGAAACAGGAAGATGTTGATCAAAATAGGCCAATGAACAGAATCTTTAAGCCTACCTTTGATCGTGTAAAACGCAAACGTTTGTACAAAAAATGGAAACAGGCCGTTGAGCGTACCAAAGGTTGGGATGATAAATAA
- a CDS encoding glycerol-3-phosphate dehydrogenase/oxidase codes for MKNIRFSNLDRAKTIQELTNDTYDLVVIGGGITGGGIALDAASRGLKVALLEKGDFASGTSSKSTKLIHGGLRYLKQFDFWLVKEVGSERAIVHKLAPHLVLPEKMLLPLIENGSYGKWLTSIGLKVYDILAQVTGEDKRKMLEKKEAMKLEPLLPKKIVKGAGYYAEYRTDDARLTIENIKSSLLFGAQALNYASVEDFVYVDDKVAGVKVKDGVSGATFSIKSKYVISAAGPWVDELRSTNNSKKGKQLHLTKGVHLVFPKEKLPIKQSVYFDVPDGRMMFAIPRGKITYVGTTDTNFNKDKDNVRTDLADAIYLISAVNNMFPSINLEMEDIISSWAGLRPLIHEEGKSASELSRKDEIFTSDTGLISIAGGKLTGYRKMAERVVDRIAKKMEEEDGTQLKECYTEKIFLCGNVDFKKFKHVEKYIAEVYSRIKPDGFSKHDAWFLVTNYGKQTEMILENYAALKDADKYVRMAKAELQFGVEFEMVQNPMDFFIRRTGRLYFDIDSIRTLMEPLLEEFKSIFAVDDAQVAEWREILMKELDDHSNFTLDRV; via the coding sequence ATGAAAAATATAAGGTTCTCTAATTTAGATAGAGCAAAAACAATACAGGAGCTAACCAATGACACGTATGACTTGGTTGTAATTGGTGGCGGTATTACAGGAGGTGGAATAGCACTAGATGCGGCTTCACGTGGATTAAAAGTGGCCCTTTTGGAAAAAGGCGATTTTGCATCAGGTACCAGTAGTAAATCTACAAAACTAATTCATGGTGGATTGCGCTATTTAAAGCAGTTTGATTTTTGGTTGGTAAAAGAGGTAGGTTCGGAGCGTGCGATTGTTCACAAACTGGCGCCACACTTGGTATTACCTGAAAAAATGTTGCTACCGCTTATTGAAAATGGTTCTTACGGTAAGTGGTTAACATCAATTGGCCTGAAAGTATATGATATTTTGGCACAGGTTACTGGTGAGGATAAACGAAAAATGTTGGAGAAGAAAGAGGCTATGAAACTAGAGCCCTTACTTCCTAAGAAAATAGTAAAAGGTGCAGGATATTATGCGGAATACCGTACGGATGATGCGCGTCTAACTATTGAAAATATTAAGTCTAGCTTATTATTTGGCGCTCAGGCATTGAATTATGCTTCTGTAGAGGACTTTGTCTATGTAGATGATAAAGTGGCAGGAGTTAAGGTAAAAGATGGTGTTAGCGGTGCTACATTTAGTATTAAGTCTAAATATGTGATTAGCGCAGCTGGTCCATGGGTGGATGAACTTAGAAGTACCAATAACTCTAAAAAAGGAAAGCAGCTGCACTTGACCAAAGGGGTGCATTTAGTATTTCCTAAGGAAAAATTACCAATAAAACAATCGGTATATTTTGATGTTCCGGACGGTAGAATGATGTTTGCCATTCCGCGTGGAAAAATAACTTACGTAGGTACTACGGATACTAATTTCAATAAGGATAAGGATAATGTTCGTACAGATTTGGCAGATGCTATTTATCTGATTTCTGCTGTAAACAATATGTTTCCGAGCATCAATTTAGAAATGGAAGATATTATTTCTTCTTGGGCAGGTTTACGTCCGTTAATTCATGAAGAAGGCAAATCTGCTTCAGAACTGTCTAGAAAAGATGAGATTTTTACTTCAGATACAGGCCTTATAAGTATTGCTGGAGGAAAGCTCACCGGTTACCGTAAAATGGCAGAGCGGGTTGTTGACCGTATCGCTAAAAAAATGGAGGAAGAAGACGGTACCCAGTTGAAGGAATGTTATACAGAAAAGATATTCTTATGTGGGAATGTTGATTTCAAAAAATTCAAACACGTTGAAAAGTATATTGCTGAGGTTTACAGCCGTATTAAACCTGATGGCTTTTCTAAGCACGATGCTTGGTTCTTGGTTACCAATTATGGTAAGCAGACGGAAATGATCTTGGAAAACTATGCAGCGTTAAAAGATGCGGATAAATACGTCCGTATGGCAAAAGCTGAACTTCAATTTGGTGTTGAGTTTGAAATGGTCCAAAATCCAATGGATTTCTTTATCAGAAGAACGGGTAGATTGTATTTTGATATTGATAGTATCCGTACTCTAATGGAGCCTTTACTAGAAGAGTTTAAATCAATTTTTGCTGTTGATGACGCTCAGGTTGCTGAATGGAGAGAAATCCTAATGAAAGAACTAGATGACCACTCGAACTTCACCCTAGACCGCGTATAG
- a CDS encoding NAD(P)H-dependent glycerol-3-phosphate dehydrogenase: MTQKFTVLGGGSWATAIVKMLCVNQEKVGWYMRNSDAVGFINIQKHNPKYLTSVTFDTNKLELTDDINKAVDNSDILIFAIPSAFVEGELKKITSSLKDKIVFSAIKGIVPESGLIVGEHFHEKYNIPFENIGVITGPCHAEEVALERLSYLTIACADTEKAAYIAKNLSSDYIKTKVTEDIIGTEYAAMLKNIYAIAAGIAHGLGYGDNFQSVLMSNAIREMKRYTKRIHKIDRNINESAYLGDLLVTGYSTFSRNRMFGNMIGKGYTVKSAQMEMRMVAEGYYATKSAYAIKSNFKKKVKVPIIDAVYAVLYENKSAKKVFTALTDKLD; encoded by the coding sequence ATGACCCAAAAATTTACAGTATTAGGCGGCGGCAGCTGGGCTACAGCCATTGTGAAAATGCTTTGTGTAAACCAAGAAAAGGTAGGCTGGTATATGCGGAATTCAGATGCCGTTGGTTTTATCAACATTCAAAAACACAACCCCAAGTACCTTACTTCCGTTACTTTTGACACCAACAAATTAGAACTTACCGATGACATCAATAAAGCGGTAGATAATTCGGATATCTTGATATTTGCTATACCCTCTGCGTTTGTTGAAGGTGAGTTAAAGAAAATAACGAGTTCTTTAAAGGATAAAATCGTGTTTTCCGCTATTAAAGGTATTGTGCCCGAATCTGGATTAATAGTTGGGGAACACTTTCATGAAAAATATAACATCCCTTTTGAAAATATTGGCGTCATTACCGGACCCTGTCACGCAGAAGAAGTGGCCCTAGAACGTCTTTCTTATCTGACTATTGCTTGTGCAGATACTGAAAAAGCGGCTTACATTGCCAAAAATTTAAGCAGCGATTATATTAAAACCAAAGTTACCGAAGATATTATAGGTACCGAATATGCCGCAATGCTCAAAAATATTTATGCCATTGCCGCCGGTATTGCCCACGGATTGGGCTATGGAGATAATTTCCAAAGCGTGCTTATGAGCAACGCCATTCGCGAAATGAAACGTTACACAAAACGTATACATAAAATAGACCGTAATATTAATGAATCTGCTTATTTGGGCGATTTGTTGGTTACAGGATATTCCACATTTAGCCGTAACCGTATGTTTGGCAATATGATTGGTAAGGGGTATACCGTAAAAAGTGCGCAGATGGAAATGCGCATGGTTGCGGAAGGGTACTACGCCACTAAAAGCGCCTATGCTATTAAATCTAATTTCAAGAAAAAAGTAAAAGTGCCTATAATAGATGCTGTATACGCGGTTCTTTACGAGAATAAAAGCGCAAAAAAAGTCTTTACAGCGCTGACGGACAAATTAGACTAA
- a CDS encoding nicotinic acid mononucleotide adenyltransferase — MKTKLLLTTIFAATLMTSCYTEVIVEDDFIDAPVYNTSQVLQSYDLWYVDINATTGNGEVPFLQRAFTVSFERGTFYANNNIVGIGKTGNGFGIDVGYYNTVRGSVDINHDIDGEWFLDVFAVSGNTIELYDARSDTSYYLKGYQVSNFDYDMLFYENIHYFLQEYNAWEKSYTSLEGALNEFDNENFLQFNPNNFRSSIDQVGTPLVNLQWDFEGDYSVYDTADDEMLKTLTLDYRSSSNDYFELYVINESTIELYHPRSRTVYEFRGKGYQEYLKAGKGAVEKKRKKTSNPIMNVKRSRDI; from the coding sequence ATGAAGACAAAACTACTTTTAACAACAATTTTTGCAGCCACTTTAATGACCTCATGTTATACTGAGGTTATTGTTGAAGATGATTTTATAGATGCGCCTGTATACAATACAAGCCAAGTATTGCAGTCATATGACCTATGGTATGTAGATATTAATGCGACTACGGGCAATGGAGAAGTTCCTTTTTTACAACGCGCATTTACCGTGTCTTTTGAAAGGGGTACATTTTATGCCAATAACAATATAGTGGGCATTGGTAAAACAGGAAATGGTTTTGGTATTGATGTGGGCTATTACAATACAGTTCGTGGATCGGTAGATATAAATCATGATATAGACGGAGAATGGTTTTTAGATGTATTTGCCGTAAGCGGTAATACTATAGAATTATATGATGCACGTTCGGATACATCATATTATTTAAAGGGGTATCAGGTTAGTAATTTTGATTATGATATGTTGTTTTATGAGAATATCCATTACTTTTTACAAGAGTATAATGCTTGGGAAAAATCATATACAAGTCTAGAAGGAGCCTTGAATGAGTTCGATAATGAGAACTTTTTGCAGTTTAATCCTAACAATTTTAGGTCGTCTATTGATCAAGTTGGAACACCTCTTGTAAACCTTCAATGGGATTTTGAGGGAGATTACTCGGTGTACGACACTGCAGACGATGAAATGCTCAAAACTTTAACACTGGACTACCGTTCATCGAGCAATGATTACTTTGAATTGTACGTTATTAATGAGAGTACTATTGAGCTTTATCATCCCCGCAGTAGAACAGTATATGAGTTCCGCGGAAAAGGTTATCAAGAGTATTTAAAAGCCGGAAAAGGCGCAGTAGAAAAAAAGAGAAAAAAGACTTCTAATCCCATAATGAATGTGAAAAGAAGTAGAGATATATAA
- a CDS encoding SulP family inorganic anion transporter, with protein MKKYLNLFDFNQKVDYKNEILAGLTVAMTMIPESLMFAILAGFSPLVGLYAAFIMGLVTSIFGGRPGLISGGAGATVVVLMALMSSHGLEYVFAAVALAGVFQMIVGLLKLGKFIRLVPQPVMFGFVNGLAVIIFMAQMDQFKMGTGDAAVWLSGTPLYTMLGLVLFTIAIIVFVPKLTKAVPSSLIGIIVVFIIVYVLDIDTKQVVHIINQDTLPGEELKSLSGSLPSFHIPDISLTVEDFMVILPYGLIMAAVGLTEGLLTLNLVDEITGTKGSGNRECLAQGGANILNGFFGGMGGCPMIAQTLVNLSAGSRARLSGIIASLTILIIILFGAPVIELVPIAALVGVMVMVAVGTFEWASFKALRRMPKPDIFVMILVTLITVLLHNLALAVLIGVIISALVFAWESAKRIRARKHIDENGVKHYEIYGPLFFGSVTAFNEKFDVLNDPDEVIIDFAESKVSDMSAIEALNRITERYAEQGKKVQLRHLSRDCIRLLENAIDIIDVNVLEDPTYKVVTDKV; from the coding sequence ATGAAGAAGTATCTGAATTTGTTCGATTTTAATCAGAAGGTCGATTATAAAAATGAAATATTAGCGGGATTAACGGTTGCAATGACGATGATACCAGAATCGTTAATGTTTGCGATTCTTGCTGGATTTTCGCCATTAGTAGGTTTGTACGCTGCTTTTATAATGGGCTTGGTTACATCTATTTTTGGAGGAAGACCTGGGCTAATTTCCGGTGGGGCCGGTGCTACGGTAGTGGTATTGATGGCGCTGATGAGTTCTCATGGATTGGAATATGTTTTTGCAGCAGTTGCCTTGGCAGGTGTTTTTCAAATGATAGTAGGTCTCTTAAAGCTTGGTAAGTTTATTCGTTTAGTTCCTCAACCTGTAATGTTCGGGTTTGTTAATGGTTTGGCTGTCATTATTTTTATGGCACAAATGGACCAATTTAAAATGGGGACGGGAGATGCTGCAGTGTGGCTGTCAGGAACTCCATTGTATACTATGTTAGGTCTGGTATTGTTTACAATCGCAATTATCGTTTTTGTTCCCAAATTGACCAAAGCGGTTCCGTCTTCCCTAATTGGAATTATCGTTGTATTTATAATAGTGTATGTTCTTGATATTGATACCAAACAAGTTGTGCATATTATTAATCAAGATACCTTGCCAGGAGAAGAACTTAAGTCGCTTAGCGGGTCACTGCCTTCATTTCACATACCCGATATCTCCTTAACAGTGGAAGACTTTATGGTCATTTTACCGTATGGTTTAATTATGGCAGCAGTGGGACTAACAGAAGGTTTACTTACATTAAACCTAGTAGATGAAATTACCGGTACCAAGGGAAGTGGTAACAGAGAGTGTTTGGCACAGGGAGGAGCAAATATATTGAACGGATTTTTTGGAGGAATGGGCGGATGTCCTATGATTGCGCAAACTTTGGTTAATCTATCAGCTGGTTCTAGGGCAAGATTGTCGGGAATAATTGCTTCATTAACTATATTAATAATTATACTGTTCGGAGCTCCAGTCATAGAACTTGTTCCTATTGCCGCATTGGTAGGGGTTATGGTAATGGTCGCCGTTGGTACATTTGAATGGGCAAGTTTTAAGGCTTTACGACGAATGCCTAAGCCAGATATTTTTGTAATGATATTGGTCACCTTAATTACCGTGCTATTGCACAATTTGGCTTTAGCCGTATTAATAGGGGTTATAATATCTGCATTGGTATTTGCTTGGGAAAGTGCAAAGCGAATTAGGGCTCGTAAACATATAGACGAAAATGGGGTTAAACATTATGAAATTTATGGTCCTTTGTTTTTCGGTTCGGTAACTGCTTTTAATGAAAAGTTTGATGTGCTCAACGATCCAGACGAAGTGATAATTGACTTTGCAGAAAGTAAAGTTTCGGACATGTCCGCAATAGAAGCTTTAAATAGAATCACAGAGCGATACGCTGAACAGGGTAAGAAAGTTCAATTAAGGCACTTAAGTAGAGATTGTATTCGCCTTTTAGAAAATGCCATTGATATTATTGATGTAAACGTTCTAGAGGATCCAACTTACAAAGTGGTTACGGATAAGGTTTAA
- a CDS encoding endonuclease/exonuclease/phosphatase family protein has translation MKIVTWNCNGALRNKFEALFVFDADIYVVQECENPLKTNHKKYAKWANNHLWIGDTKNKGLGIFAKDTIDLSPLTWSHSYKDHDVKHFLPCRINNEFNLLAVWTHHNNSPTFGYIGQFWKYLQINKSNLQNCLILGDFNSNICWDKWDRWWNHSDVVSELSEIGIESLYHFFYKESQGKELYPTFFLQRNLEKKYHIDYVFGPSKFQDNLKLIQIGEVSIWLKISDHLPIFSHFKL, from the coding sequence ATGAAAATTGTTACATGGAACTGTAACGGAGCACTCAGAAATAAGTTTGAAGCCCTTTTTGTATTTGATGCGGATATCTATGTGGTGCAAGAATGTGAAAATCCTTTAAAAACCAATCATAAGAAATATGCAAAGTGGGCCAATAACCATTTATGGATAGGTGACACTAAGAACAAAGGCCTAGGGATATTTGCAAAAGATACTATTGATTTATCTCCATTGACTTGGTCACATAGCTATAAAGACCACGATGTAAAACACTTTTTACCCTGTAGGATTAATAATGAGTTCAACCTTTTAGCAGTTTGGACTCACCACAACAATTCTCCTACTTTTGGGTACATCGGTCAATTCTGGAAATATCTACAAATCAATAAAAGCAACTTACAAAACTGCCTTATTCTTGGTGATTTTAATAGTAATATTTGTTGGGATAAATGGGACCGTTGGTGGAACCACTCCGATGTTGTATCCGAGTTAAGCGAAATTGGCATAGAAAGTCTATATCACTTTTTTTATAAAGAATCACAGGGAAAAGAATTATACCCTACGTTTTTCCTTCAACGTAATCTTGAAAAAAAATATCACATAGATTATGTATTTGGACCTAGTAAATTCCAAGATAATTTGAAACTAATTCAAATTGGCGAGGTGAGCATATGGTTGAAAATTAGCGATCACCTTCCTATTTTCAGTCATTTTAAACTATAA
- a CDS encoding glycoside hydrolase family 88/105 protein, translating to MKSILRFSLAIIIFSCTNTSFSQKIKPKKVKESMQRVADWQIENFEGLYSDHKKPHHPLDWTNAALYVGMVKWAEMADDDTYYEWLKNIGNENEWQLYKRKYHADDHAVGQMYIDLFRKYNDEKMIATTKEQFNFIMYHPSQSSLEWKTPYHQDRWNWCDALFMSPPVWAKLYKETGEKKYLDFMVSEFKASTDFLFDKEESLYYRDERYFDQLDNGTKIFWSRGNGWVFAGLTNIMNELDPKSEEYAYFLDIYTKMAKKLLEIQTEEGHWAMSLLGQEFYPTPETSGSSFYVYGLAWGINKGILDKDTYEPAVKKGWNAMVGHVTKDGMLGYVQPIGAAPGKAWPDKTEVYGTGAFLSAGSEVYQLYGGE from the coding sequence TTGAAATCAATTTTACGTTTTTCTCTCGCCATTATCATTTTTTCGTGTACGAACACGTCTTTTTCACAAAAGATAAAACCAAAAAAAGTAAAGGAAAGTATGCAGCGCGTTGCCGATTGGCAAATCGAAAATTTTGAAGGGCTGTATAGCGACCATAAAAAACCACATCACCCTTTAGATTGGACTAATGCCGCTCTTTATGTAGGTATGGTAAAATGGGCAGAAATGGCAGATGATGACACGTATTATGAATGGTTAAAAAACATAGGTAATGAAAATGAATGGCAATTATATAAACGAAAGTATCATGCAGATGACCACGCTGTTGGCCAAATGTACATTGACCTTTTTCGTAAATACAATGATGAAAAGATGATTGCCACCACCAAAGAGCAATTCAATTTTATTATGTATCACCCTTCGCAAAGCTCTTTGGAATGGAAAACACCATATCACCAAGACCGTTGGAACTGGTGCGATGCCCTTTTCATGTCACCTCCTGTTTGGGCAAAGTTGTACAAAGAAACAGGAGAGAAAAAGTATCTAGACTTTATGGTGTCTGAATTTAAGGCTTCCACGGATTTTCTTTTTGATAAAGAGGAAAGCCTTTACTACCGTGATGAACGGTATTTTGACCAGTTAGACAACGGTACAAAAATATTTTGGTCCAGAGGAAACGGATGGGTGTTTGCCGGGCTTACCAACATCATGAACGAATTGGACCCAAAAAGCGAAGAATATGCCTATTTCTTGGACATCTATACCAAAATGGCGAAAAAGCTTCTTGAGATTCAAACTGAAGAAGGGCATTGGGCCATGAGTCTTTTAGGTCAAGAGTTTTATCCTACTCCTGAAACAAGTGGTTCGTCATTCTATGTTTACGGGTTGGCATGGGGTATAAACAAAGGTATTTTGGACAAGGACACCTACGAGCCAGCTGTTAAAAAAGGATGGAACGCTATGGTAGGCCATGTAACCAAAGACGGAATGTTAGGCTATGTACAACCTATTGGTGCGGCACCGGGCAAAGCTTGGCCGGATAAAACGGAAGTATATGGAACGGGTGCTTTCTTAAGTGCTGGTTCAGAAGTGTATCAGCTTTATGGTGGGGAGTAA
- a CDS encoding c-type cytochrome, with translation MKKLLSVLALGALLASCGEEKKEEKKGGFEMNRTKTETKAVEAKSEGVPVDMDNQGVGPYKDISFDADINADMAATGEAKFKAVCTACHMVDKRLIGPALKGVYERRSPAWVMNMIANPDKMLKEDPIAQALLKEYNNAIMLNQNLSEEDTRAVAEYLRTL, from the coding sequence ATGAAAAAATTACTAAGCGTATTGGCACTGGGTGCTTTGCTTGCCAGCTGTGGCGAAGAGAAAAAGGAAGAAAAAAAGGGTGGTTTTGAAATGAACAGAACCAAAACCGAAACTAAAGCTGTAGAAGCCAAATCCGAAGGTGTACCTGTTGATATGGATAACCAAGGTGTTGGACCATATAAAGATATTTCTTTTGACGCAGATATCAACGCTGATATGGCTGCTACCGGCGAAGCAAAGTTTAAAGCTGTATGTACGGCTTGTCATATGGTTGACAAACGCTTAATTGGCCCTGCTTTAAAAGGTGTTTATGAAAGAAGAAGTCCAGCATGGGTTATGAACATGATTGCAAACCCTGACAAAATGCTCAAAGAAGACCCTATTGCACAGGCATTATTAAAAGAATATAATAACGCTATTATGTTAAATCAGAATCTTTCTGAAGAAGACACAAGAGCAGTTGCAGAGTACCTTCGTACGCTTTAG
- a CDS encoding YheT family hydrolase, with amino-acid sequence MPLVPSDYNPNFIFKNGHLSTVYSGLFRRIEGLVQQRERLELEDGDFMDLDWSYSETKSEKVIILLHGLEGNAQRPYITGSAKAFNTKGVDACSVNFRGCSGETNRLFRSYHSGATEDLDAVVQHILKKQKYSEIYIKGVSLGGNLALKYVGEERILPAELKAVIGVSVPCNLYSSLKELLSAKNYLYAKRFKKHLVSKLWSKIELFPDKISKEDVLAIKTLKDFDDIYTSRAHGFKNAIDYYEQCSCRQFLPKIKIPSLIINAKNDSFLGDECYPYIEAEENPNVYFKVPNFGGHVGFVAPSDLYYSEKTAIKFVQDMV; translated from the coding sequence ATGCCTTTAGTACCCTCTGATTACAACCCTAATTTCATATTTAAAAACGGACACCTATCTACTGTATATTCAGGACTTTTTAGACGAATAGAAGGATTGGTGCAACAGCGGGAACGGCTAGAACTAGAAGATGGTGATTTCATGGATTTGGATTGGAGCTATTCAGAAACTAAATCCGAAAAAGTAATTATACTACTCCACGGTTTAGAGGGAAATGCGCAACGCCCCTATATAACTGGAAGCGCAAAAGCTTTCAACACTAAAGGAGTTGATGCCTGTTCCGTAAATTTTAGGGGGTGTAGCGGGGAAACGAATCGTCTTTTTCGTTCATACCACTCCGGTGCAACAGAAGATTTGGATGCAGTAGTGCAACATATTCTAAAAAAACAAAAGTATTCTGAAATCTATATAAAAGGTGTGAGTTTAGGCGGGAACTTAGCTTTAAAATATGTCGGTGAAGAACGAATACTTCCTGCGGAACTAAAAGCTGTCATAGGTGTTTCAGTGCCGTGCAACCTTTATAGTTCATTAAAAGAATTATTATCCGCAAAAAATTACCTCTACGCCAAGCGTTTCAAAAAACATTTGGTCAGCAAACTATGGAGTAAAATAGAATTGTTTCCCGATAAAATTTCAAAGGAAGATGTTCTCGCTATTAAAACTTTAAAAGATTTTGATGACATCTACACAAGTAGGGCGCACGGTTTTAAAAATGCCATAGATTATTATGAACAATGTAGTTGCCGGCAGTTCTTACCTAAAATTAAAATACCGTCACTTATTATCAACGCAAAAAATGATTCCTTTTTAGGCGATGAATGTTACCCGTATATCGAGGCAGAAGAAAACCCGAACGTTTATTTCAAAGTCCCCAATTTTGGAGGTCACGTGGGCTTTGTAGCGCCTTCTGATCTCTATTATTCAGAAAAAACAGCAATTAAATTTGTACAAGACATGGTTTAA
- a CDS encoding UBP-type zinc finger domain-containing protein → MSKIARKCGHLEAITEVKIAKAHECEECIKTGDNWVHLRTCQICGITLCCDSSPNQHASKHAASTNHPVISSAERNERWLWCYIDEEIATY, encoded by the coding sequence ATGTCAAAAATAGCACGAAAATGTGGTCATTTAGAGGCCATCACAGAGGTAAAGATAGCAAAGGCACATGAGTGTGAAGAATGTATAAAAACGGGCGATAACTGGGTTCATTTACGTACGTGTCAAATATGTGGTATAACTCTTTGTTGTGACAGTTCACCCAACCAGCATGCTAGTAAGCATGCTGCATCAACAAACCATCCTGTAATTAGTAGTGCCGAGCGTAATGAGAGATGGCTTTGGTGCTATATTGACGAAGAAATAGCTACATACTAA